In Hypanus sabinus isolate sHypSab1 chromosome 30, sHypSab1.hap1, whole genome shotgun sequence, one DNA window encodes the following:
- the LOC132383568 gene encoding claudin-4-like, producing the protein MGNPCFQVVGFITAVVGWFMACVAMAIPQWKIRNLDGSTILTAQEGWEGIWMNCINDSGGLLTCDVYDSLLGLPSDLQAARAFMCLAVALGIFAIVVSCAGMECTKFARQEERLKALLAVTGGAFFILAGMCVLIPISWTAANIVADFYNPLVPLSMKAELGDALFLGWGSTFVLVLGGSILCCSLPADSGKSKRHVKNLSQYHSTALGNRINI; encoded by the exons ATGGGAAATCCCTGCTTCCAGGTAGTGGGATTCATTACCGCTGTGGTTGGCTGGTTCATGGCCTGTGTTGCTATGGCAATTCCGCAGTGGAAAATCCGGAATCTGGATGGCAGCACAATTCTGACAGCACAGGAGGGCTGGGAGGGGATCTGGATGAACTGCATTAATGACAGTGGGGGCCTGTTGACCTGCGACGTCTACGACTCATTATTGGGGCTGCCGTCTGACCTCCAGGCAGCCCGAGCTTTCATGTGCCTGGCAGTGGCCCTGGGCATTTTCGCAATTGTGGTGTCCTGCGCAGGCATGGAATGCACCAAGTTTGCAAGGCAGGAGGAGAGGTTGAAGGCTCTGCTTGCTGTGACAGGAGGGGCTTTCTTCATCCTGGCTGGGATGTGCGTCCTGATTCCAATCTCCTGGACTGCTGCCAACATTGTGGCTGACTTCTACaaccctctggttcccctctccatgAAAGCAGAACTGGGTGATGCTCTGTTCCTGGGTTGGGGATCAACTTTCGTCCTGGTCCTTGGGGGTAGCATCCTCTGCTGTTCCTTACCAGCAGACAGTGGGAAGAGTAAGAGGCACGTGAAGAACCTCTCTCAGTATCATTCCACAGCTTTGGGAAACAG GATCAACATTTGA